The following proteins come from a genomic window of Aspergillus oryzae RIB40 DNA, chromosome 4:
- a CDS encoding uncharacterized protein (permease of the major facilitator superfamily), with product MAEQLLPSLITLLSRRTDSTIESEGDVTFDSNSVSEEFADTVSGINEKRLMFKIDAHVLPILCILYFLAFLDRINMGHAVVFGLEEDLGMDPKSNQFNTALTIFFVPYVLLEVPSNIVLKKLQPHVWLKSYGGLLVTRFFIGVTESGMFPGCYYLIGMWYRRPDALRRYTYFFNSTTLAGAFGGLIAYGTGYMQGMRGYGAWRWLFIIEGAVTCFVAVLAWFLISDFPEQARWLTEAERRWMKKRMEIEHGTESAEDPIRFIDVVEVLKDYRICLGALIYFSFLVPSYCYAYFSPRIIKSYGYSTLQTQLHSVPPLAMAFFLSLGIAFASDRLRHRYLFVLFNLVVAIAGLAILLSVHDKPRVQYAALFLVVFGPYCGMPVAICWFTMNVGGHRRRAIGTALQLGFGEIAGIVSTFLFKAKEAPYYHTGYSVAISFFTLAVFWSTCYFFACWMENRRRGRLMSDADDSPESIMVGDGDLDVSYRYML from the exons ATGGCGGAGCAGTTATTACCTAGCCTGATAACT TTACTCAGCCGACGCACTGACAGCACCATAGAGTCCGAAGGTGATGTCACATTTGATTCCAATAGTGTCAGCGAGGAGTTCGCTGACACTGTCTCGGGTATCAACGAGAAGCGATTGATGTTCAAGATCGATGCCCATGTTTTGCCAATTCTGTGCATACTGTACTTTCTGGCCTTTTTAGATCG GATTAACATGGGTCATGCAGTCGTTTTTGGACTTGAAGAGGATTTGGGAATGGACCCTAAATCGAATCAGTTCAACACGGCGTTGACGATATTTTTTGTGCCATACGTGCTGCTGGAGGTCCCATCAAACATCGTTCTCAAGAAACTACAACCCCACGTCTGGT TGAAAAGCTACGGTGGTCTCCTAGTGACACGGTTCTTCATCGGTGTGACAGAATCCGGAATGTTTCCTGGAT GCTACTACCTCATTGGAATGTGGTACAGACGTCCAGATGCCCTCCGCCGATATACATATTTTTTCAACTCAACGACGCTTGCGGGCGCATTTGGAGGACTGATAGCATACGGCACAGGATATATGCAGGGTATGAGAGGATATGGAGCCTGGCGTTGGCTTTTTATCATTGAGGGAGCCGTAACATGCTTTGTTGCTGTTCTCGCTTGGTTCCTTATCTCGGATTTTCCCGAGCAGGCCAGGTGGCTGACCGAGGCCGAGCGgcgatggatgaagaagagaatggagatTGAACATGGGACCGAGTCAGCGGAGGATCCTATACGTTTCATTGACGTGGTTGAGGTTCTCAAGGACTACAGGATCTGCTTGGGTGCGCTcatatatttttctttcttggtaCCATCATAC TGTTACGCATACTTTTCACCGAGAATCATCAAATCCTACGGCTACAGCACACTCCAGACTCAACTGCATTCCGTCCCTCCTTTAGCAATggccttttttctctctcttggGATTGCATTTGCCTCTGATAGACTACGACACCGCTATCTATTTGTTCTGTTTAATCTAGTGGTTGCAATCGCCGGGCTCGCAATCCTGCTATCCGTCCACGATAAGCCTCGAGTCCAGTATGCCGCGCTGTTCCTTGTGGTCTTCGGTCCGTACTGCGGTATGCCGGTGGCTATCTGCTGGTTCACTATGAACGTAGGAGGCCACCGACGGCGCGCGATCGGTACAGCGCTGCAACTCGGGTTCGGGGAGATCGCGGGAATAGTGTCCACGTTCCTCTTTAAAGCCAAGGAGGCGCCGTACTACCATACCGGGTACAGTGTGgccatttctttcttcaccctGGCCGTATTCTGGTCCACTTGCTATTTTTTTGCGTGTTGGATGGAGAACCGTAGGCGGGGTCGATTGATGTCGGATGCGGATGATTCGCCTGAAAGTATAATGGTTGGGGATGGCGACTTGGATGTGTCATATCGATATATGCTGTAG
- a CDS encoding SDR family oxidoreductase (1-Acyl dihydroxyacetone phosphate reductase and related dehydrogenases): MAQTTSFALVAGCSSGIGKALAVAFAAQGVTVLATARRVEYLKELTSEHENIEAFELELSSPESIAKLKDAVSERTDGRLDFLVNNAGTHYASTAMDLEIEEVEKVFQVNLFAVMRLCQIFIPLLRNSPRGRIVQLGSVTRNVPMVWQAPYNASKAALSQYSKTLRLEVKPFGIEVIELVTGFVQSNILHHGMHAPETSLYLPLKKTIEEIKYEGNANGMPADAYARSVVAKLVKPQVSAEIWEGVHARTLRLLVTILPLRLFLVVSSPNIRHIQSSQLADRLKKNFV; this comes from the exons ATGGCGCAAACAACTTCTTTCGCTCTCGTAGCCGGCTGTAGCAGTGGCATTGGAAAAGCGCTCGCAGTAGCGTTCGCAGCCCAAGGAGTCACCGTTCTTGCGACCGCCCGACGTGTCGAATACCTCAAGGAGCTAACAAGCGAGCACGAGAATATCGAAGCTTTTGAACTGGAGCTCAGCAGTCCAGAGAGTATTGCCAAGCTGAAGGATGCGGTATCCGAGCGCACCGATGGCCGGTTAGATTTCCTGGTCAACAATGCAGGAACGCATTACGCATCCACCGCAATGGACCTTGAGATCGAAGAGGTTGAGAAAGTGTTTCAAGTCAATCTCTTTGCTGTCATGCGCCTTTGCCAGATCTTCATTCCGCTTCTCCGCAACTCACCTCGCGGACGTATTGTGCAGCTTGGAAGCGTGACAAGGAACGTGCCCATGGTCTGGCAGGCGCCTTATAATGCCTCCAAGGCGGCCCTCAGTCAGTATTCCAAGACACTCCGCTTG GAGGTCAAGCCTTTTGGAATAGAGGTCATTGAGCTTGTCACCGGCTTCGTGCAGAGTAACATTCTACACCATGGAATGCATGCTCCCGAGACGTCCCTCTATCTCCCACTCAAGAAGACCATCGAGGAGATCAAGTACGAAGGCAACGCAAATGGCATGCCGGCAGATGCTTATGCGAGATCCGTGGTTGCGAAGCTGGTGAAGCCACAGGTCAGTGCTGAAATATGGGAAGGCGTTCACGCGCGCACTCTTCGATTACTCGTTACCATTTTACCACTGCGGCTATTT CTCGTTGTTTCCTCCCCAAATATTCGGCACATACAATCTTCCCAGCTTGCAGATCGCCTTAAGAAGAACTTCGTATAA
- a CDS encoding uncharacterized protein (predicted protein) yields the protein MYSIIICFIKISILRQFLEIFSLKRDYFFWTCHCLICINILYYTVFTFTIIFACNPISKYWDVLRTEGKCLNTELQMFVAGIINTISDLTILILPHLKVWKLQMSPRKKHAISVVFLFGLMYVHPSSPHSCLESASGQHSD from the coding sequence ATGTATTCTATCATCATCTGCTTTATCAAGATCTCAATACTCCGGCAATTCCTCGAGATCTTCAGCCTGAAGCGAGATTATTTCTTCTGGACCTGCCACTGTCTTATCTGCATTAACATTCTATACTATACCGTCTTCACCTTTACGATCATCTTCGCCTGCAATCCTATCTCGAAATACTGGGACGTTCTAAGAACAGAGGGCAAATGCCTCAATACAGAGCTACAGATGTTTGTGGCAGGAATTATCAATACTATATCCGATCTGACAATTTTGATTCTCCCTCATCTGAAAGTCTGGAAGCTCCAGATGTCGCCCCGGAAGAAACATGCTATTTCCGTGGTGTTTCTGTTTGGCTTGATGTATGTTCATCCATCCAGTCCTCACTCATGCCTTGAGAGTGCCTCCGGGCAACATTCTGATTAA
- a CDS encoding NmrA-like family protein (predicted protein), giving the protein MPTVRPDFKGYYPRAHWAIEALLSSPEFSTLKWTSLQPNAFLTYYVASAVEYIKQYKRTGEQGTLRLMAAKDAPVGSVDPNEVGIFAAHLLALDDPSSHSGAKYVLNGPEDITGEQLVGLVEQHIGTKVKDVSYQDLGFLDALLASGFGGLGQSKTVMGSLKYGLLTMWEGTCSASTTSKEVLEIAAPRTTPAEMVNKLLEE; this is encoded by the coding sequence ATGCCTACTGTGCGCCCTGATTTCAAAGGATACTATCCGCGAGCGCACTGGGCGATTGAAGCTCTACTTAGTTCACCGGAATTTAGTACTTTGAAGTGGACGTCTCTTCAGCCAAATGCGTTTTTAACCTACTATGTTGCTTCCGCTGTCGAGTATATTAAGCAGTATAAGCGGACTGGCGAGCAGGGTACGCTGAGGCTGATGGCGGCGAAAGACGCGCCTGTAGGTTCTGTTGACCCCAATGAAGTTGGCATCTTCGCAGCACACCTTCTGGCCCTGGATGATCCGAGTTCGCATAGCGGGGCCAAGTATGTCCTGAATGGACCGGAGGATATTACGGGTGAACAGCTTGTGGGTTTGGTGGAGCAGCATATTGGTACGAAGGTGAAGGACGTGAGCTACCAAGATCTGGGGTTCTTGGATGCGCTTCTAGCTAGTGGCTTTGGAGGACTGGGCCAATCAAAGACTGTCATGGGGTCTCTTAAGTATGGGTTGTTGACCATGTGGGAAGGGACGTGTAGTGCTTCGACGACCAGCAAAGAGGTTTTGGAGATTGCTGCCCCAAGGACGACGCCTGCCGAGATGGTGAACAAGTTGTTGGAGGAATAA
- a CDS encoding SDR family oxidoreductase (predicted nucleoside-diphosphate-sugar epimerases), translated as MALRYLITGATGGLGKHVLNYFVENIPFSEFAAASSNSQNKSKFEDRGIAFRHVNYDDPQSLETGLRDVENLLFVSSSGYSRGEQHARVINAAKKAGVKHVWYTSLAFGGFSDDSKAPVQQDHLLTEKLLRESGLTYTSIREGIYAEAFTVFLDWYPAKTTVTLPADGEVAFTSRPELGEATARIMIRGGYENQIVLFTAEETTTAKELVDILNDSTGRQVKLNLVSREEYLDTHSIHDQRGKPREHFEWIATIWDEITKGSLRTIHPLMHEILGREPTKPRDAVRKLLTDNKDYTFL; from the exons ATGGCACTGAGGTATCTCATCACCGGCGCAACTGGAGGCCTTGGAAAGCACGTGCTTAACTACTTTGTTGAAaatattcctttttctgaatTTGCTGCTGCATCGTCCAATTCCCAAAATAAATCGAAGTTTGAGGATCGTGGAATTGCCTTCCGTCATGTTAACTACGATGACCCTCAATCACTTGAGACGGGACTGCGCGATGTTGAGAACCTACTTTTCGTCAGTTCGAGTGGCTATTCGCGAGGCGAGCAGCATGCTAGAGTTATAAATGCCGCTAAGAAGGCTGGGGTGAAGCAT GTGTGGTATACATCTCTCGCTTTTGGTGGCTTCTCAGACGACTCCAAGGCTCCTGTACAGCAAGACCATCTTCTTACTGAAAAACTACTTCGGGA ATCCGGTCTTACATATACCTCCATCCGGGAAGGCATATATGCGGAAGCCTTTACCGTATTTCTTGATTGGTACCCGGCAAAGACAACAGTGACGCTTCCCGCAGACGGGGAGGTGGCATTTACCTCACGTCCAGAACTCGGTGAAGCAACCGCGCGCATTATGATTCGTGGCGGATACGAGAACCAGATTGTCCTATTTACTGCAGAGGAGACAACCACTGCTAAGGAATTGGTAGACATTCTCAATGACTCCACTGGTCGACAAGTCAAGCTTAATCTGGTCTCACGGGAGGAGTACCTCGATACACATAGCATACATGACCAACGCGGCAAGCCGAGGGAGCACTTCGAGTGGATTGCTACAATTTGGGATGAGATTACAAAAGGATCATTGCGCACAATACATCCGTTGATGCATGAGATTCTGGGGAGGGAGCCTACTAAGCCTCGAGATGCGGTGAGGAAGTTGTTAACAGATAATAAGGATTATACGTTCCTCTAG
- a CDS encoding uncharacterized protein (putative intracellular protease/amidase): protein MAPKVLVVLTSQAQIPDRDHATGWYLPEFAHPWEVLHEKVELTIASPKGGEAPLDPSSVEAFKSDPVSSKFLKEQESLWKNTHKLADFLPRVSEFDAIFYVGGHGPMFDLHYDETSLSLIQAFAAAGKPVSAVCHGPTVFIKATTKSGQPLLANSTVTAFTNVEEDQAQLTALMPYLVEDELNKIPGCKFVKADQPWGEKVVVSKTSDGATLITGQNPASATGLFFFRRIPTDQCTSNTQTTLTAMIAPDLWDRGRISLTQCRAWSSNTGDTKDEETDKHPRTNILKTSHLGNRQGGSGTKLAKTLAAAKGVAALQNVCCFIASAHMKRYARDGADRLASEIYKGRQHNNELAGLTVAAQGSQDGYDRDLFPHWISQGDSCDTREVVLARDGEDVEKNDSCSPTSGTWYSPYDGKTWTDKSDLDIDHVVPLSNAWKSGASDWTTDQRQAFANDLENPQLLAVTNSVNREKSDDGPEDWKPPLTSYYCTYAKMWVKVKSVYNLTITQDEKSALVDMLDSC, encoded by the exons ATGGCTCCCAAGGTTCTCGTTGTCCTGACCTCCCAGGCTCAAATTCCTGACCGCGACCACGCCACAGGATGGTACCTG CCCGAGTTCGCCCACCCGTGGGAGGTCCTCCATGAGAAGGTCGAGCTCACCATCGCCTCTCCGAAGGGTGGTGAGGCTCCCCTCGACCCCTCTTCTGTCGAGGCGTTCAAGAGCGATCCCGTGTCCTCGAAATTTCTGAAGGAGCAGGAGTCGCTTTGGAAGAACACCCACAAGCTGGCTGATTTCCTGCCTCGCGTTTCGGAGTTCGATGCCATTTTCTACGTTGGTGGCCATGGAC CTATGTTTGACCTCCACTACGACGAGACCTCCCTCTCACTGATCCAGGCTTTCGCTGCCGCCGGAAAGCCCGTCTCCGCCGTCTGCCACGGCCCGACCGTGTTCATCAAGGCGACCACCAAGTCCGGACAGCCCTTGCTCGCCAACTCCACCGTTACCGCCTTCACCAACGTCGAGGAAGACCAGGCACAATTGACCGCGCTCATGCCATACTTGGTCGAGGATGAGTTGAACAAGATCCCCGGATGTAAATTTGTCAAGGCCGATCAGCCGTGGGgcgagaaggttgttgtGTCGAAGACGTCCGACGGCGCTACTCTGATCACCGGTCAGAACCCGGCCAGTGCGACGGGC ttatttttcttccgtCGGATTCCGACGGATCAATGTACATCTAACACGCAGACCACACTGACAGCGATGATCGCCCCTGATCTATGGGACCGTGGGCGAATCAGCCTTACTCAATGCCGAGCGTGGTCTTCAAACACCGGAGATACAAAGGACGAGGAGACTGATAAGCACCCCCGCACCAATATCCTGAAGACCTCCCATTTGGGAAATCGACAGGGCGGTTCAGGTACTAAATTAGCCAAGACTCTAGCAGCGGCCAAAGGCGTTGCGGCATTGCAGAATGTGTGCTGCTTCATTGCATCCGCTCAT atgaagagatatGCAAGGGATGGTGCTGATCGCCTGGCAAGTGAGATATATAAAGGTCGCCAGCACAAT AATGAGTTGGCTGGGTTAACGGTCGCTGCTCAGGGCTCGCAGGATGGCTATGACCGGGATTTATTTCCTCATTGGATCAGCCAGGGCGA TTCATGCGACACTCGTGAAGTCGTTCTTGCCCGCGATGGTGAGGACGTCGAAAAGAATGATTCTTGTTCCCCCACTAGTGGAACCTGGTACTCGCCGTATGATGGGAAGACCTGGACGGATAAAAGCGATCTGGACATCGACCATGTTGTACCGCTTTCCAATGCCTGGAAG AGTGGGGCCTCAGACTGGACCACCGACCAACGTCAGGCTTTCGCCAATGACTTGGAGAACCCTCAACTCCTCGCGGTGACGAACTCTGTTAACCGTGAGAAGAGCGATGATGGACCGGAGGACTGGAAGCCTCCTCTGA CTTCGTATTATTGCACCTACGCGAAGATGTGGGTTAAAGTTAAGTCGGTGTATAACCTGACTATTAcacaggatgagaagagTGCTCTTGTTGATATGCTGGACTCGTGTTAG
- a CDS encoding DUF500 and UBA/TS-N domain protein (uncharacterized conserved protein), with product MSQAPDKKNSLWNKTKVIGKKNFDKAWDALDKLGPPVNRLTNKLGSEAFWPMTIDKESEKVARILQSFCKDGVYVEESKESTPVPETKGGKQPIDKPRGKPKVLQKIPSEVIKQAKGLAIFTAMRTGLWFSGAGGSGVLIARVPETGEWSAPSGILLHTAGLGFLVGADIYDCVMVINTYEALEAFTKVRVTLGGEIGVTAGPVGVGGVLESEVHKRRAPIWTYVKSRGFYAGVQIDGTVVIERIDENERFYGRKISAKEILSGQARTDDPSVKMLTHTVRAAQGDVQFEQTPAGVNMATGPSPSDLQYEDLASTQMAQVQPPPNHGPQYNIGPQDTSGAQYNSQPPYNVESQHNAGAPYNAGPYNAGPPHNPGPQPNVFPDDPSAIVTCPICEQSVSSLKINEHIDSNSLDHITLDHHTTPGHSPMLGRTILDHNTILVHRITLAHTILDHKRILGRTMLDHSKMLGHSPMPDSLGLLDTVRKVKEVTCTRDHFLS from the exons ATGTCCCAAGCACCGGACAAGAAAAACTCATTATGGAACAAAACGAAAGTCATAGGCAAGAAAAACTTCGACAAAGCCTGGGATGCACTCGACAAACTCGGGCCACCCGTTAACCGACTGACTAATAAACTCGGATCAGAGGCCTTCTGGCCTATGACAATAGACAAAGAAAGTGAGAAGGTGGCCCGAATTCTCCAGAGCTTCTGTAAAGATGGCGTCTATGTCGAAGAATCCAAAGAAAGTACACCTGTACCCGAAACGAAAGGAGGAAAACAACCGATCGATAAGCCGCGCGGAAAGCCGAAAGTGTTGCAGAAGATTCCGTCCGAAGTTATCAAACAGGCGAAGGGACTGGCTATCTTTACGGCGATGAGAACGGGGCTATGGTTCAGTGGTGCGGGCGGTAGTGGTGTTCTCATTGCCAGAGTGCCTGAAACTGGCGAATGGAGTGCGCCATCGGGTATCCTGCTGCATACGGCTGGTTTGGGATTTCTTGTCGGTGCAGATATCTACGATTGTGTGATGGTGATTAATACGTATGAGGCATTGGAGGCGTTCACGAAGGTCCGCGTTACTCTCGGAGGCGAGATCGGTGTCACTGCTGGACCGGTGGGAGTTGGTGGTGTGTTAGAGTCGGAAGTTCATAAACGGAGAGCCCCGATCTGGACCTATGTTAAGAGCCGAGGATTTTATGCGGGTGTGCAGATTGATGGAACAGTCGTCATCGAGCGGATCGATGAGAATGAACGATTCTACGGCCGAAAGATTTCCGCAAAGGAGATCCTGAGTGGCCAGGCCCGGACCGACGATCCCTCGGTGAAAATGCTTACGCACACGGTTCGAGCGGCGCAAGGTGATGTACAGTTCGAGCAGACACCCGCGGGAGTTAACATGGCGACGGGGCCGAGTCCCAGCGATCTCCAATATGAAGATCTGGCGAGCACTCAGATGGCTCAAGTCCAACCGCCCCCGAATCATGGGCCGCAATACAATATTGGCCCACAAGACACCAGTGGCGCACAGTACAATTCTCAACCACCATACAATGTTGAATCACAGCACAACGCTGGAGCACCGTACAATGCGGGACCATATAATGCTGGACCACCGCACAACCCCGGGCCACAGCCCAATGTCTTCCCCGATGATCCAAGCGCTATCGTGACGTGTCCGATATGCGAACAATCTGTATCATCTCTGAAAATCAATGAACATATTGATTCCAATT CGCTGGACCATATAACGCTGGACCACCATACAACCCCGGGCCACAGTCCAATGCTGGGCCGTACAATACTGGACCATAACACAATCCTGGTTCACAGAATAACGCTGGCCCATACAATACTGGACCACAAGAGAATCCTGGGCCGCACAATGTTGGACCACAGCAAAATGCTGGGCCACAGTCCAATGCCGGACAGTCTGGGCCTCCTAGATACTGTTCGTAAGGTTAAGGAAGTTACGTGTACTCGAGATCAT TTTCTCTCCTGA
- a CDS encoding putative thiamine pyrophosphokinase (thiamine pyrophosphokinase): MKTLLDVVKDCDNFPYAEDPDSAHEQVQSSLWKFYLPEDPRPHGLLIDAVVEDMPWTADFRVIPTPKKEVHLIRPEGANWQEKCAEIIERQAEIAREKGVFPKFGKKRHEQFPIVGAKFPVGIDRSFFSYLGIIGRGVHMTAYTRTESGLKFWIPQRQFHKAYGGLLDNTVAGGMAIGEQPLECLIREASEEAAMPEDLVRKNVRAAGTVNWITISDERSGGHPGLINPGVLYVYDLEVDSDMVFKVVDDDVYAFHLMDTDEVKEAMLNGKFKPASASVLVDFFVRHGLITAEDVEDYPEIVSRLHRKLPLATTPH; this comes from the exons ATGAAGACCTTATTAGACGTTGTAAAGGATTGCGACAA CTTTCCCTACGCGGAAGATCCAGATTCAGCACATGAGCAAGTACAGAGCTCACTATGGAAATTCTACCTGCCGGAGGATCCCAGACCACACGGTCTCTTGATTGATGCCGTGGTAGAGGATATGCCATGGACGGCAGACTTCCGGGTGATCCCTACGCCTAAGAAAGAAGTGCACCTTATTCGGCCGGAAGGCGCCAATTGGCAAGAGAAATGCGCTGAAATCATTGAGCGACAGGCTGAAATTGCGCGCGAGAAAGGAGTGTTTCCTAAGTTCGGAAAAAAGAGGCACGAACAGTTCCCGATTGTCGGTGCCAAGTTTCCTGTGGGTATTGATCGGAGTTTCTTCTCGTACCTTGGTATCATAGGTCGCGGGGTACATATGACAGCGTACACTCGGACAGAGTCCGGGTTGAAGTTCTGGATTCCGCAGCGACAATTTCACAAGGCCTACGGAGGTCTGCTGGATAATACCGTGGCTGGTGGTATGGCCATCGGAGAGCAGCCGTTAGAATGTTTGATTCGCGAGGCGTCGGAGGAGGCCGCAATGCCTGAAGACCTGGTCAGGAAGAATGTACGGGCTGCGGGTACTGTGAACTGGATCACCATCAGCGATGAGCGATCTGGTGGTCACCCGGGGCTCATCAATCCGGGAGTTCTCTATGTGTATGATCTTGAAGTCGACTCAGATATGGTTTTCAAAGTGGTCGATGATGACGTATACGCCTTCCATCTGATGGACACGGATGAAGTGAAGGAGGCTATGTTAAATGGTAAATTCAAACCGGCCAGTGCCAGTGTTCTCGTGGATTTCTTCGTTCGACATGGTCTTATCACGGCCGAGGACGTGGAAGATTATCCAGAGATTGTGTCCCGACTACATCGGAAACTTCCTTTGGCAACCACTCCACATTGA
- a CDS encoding uncharacterized protein (choline dehydrogenase and related flavoproteins), translated as MVPTSRGCVTIASADARTPPLIDPNYYSTEVDRAILRAAIRQTTHVLSETPEGKEMIECEAPHPGFFPLRPDSTDEEIDAQVKQGGNTFYHPAGSASMGSVVDTELRVKGVGNLRIVDASIIPLPITAHYEAVVYAIAEKAADSISKYVKYIGGGKSLRNAAI; from the coding sequence ATGGTTCCCACTTCCAGAGGATGTGTTACGATAGCGTCGGCCGATGCAAGGACTCCACCTCTCATCGATCCTAATTATTATTCGACTGAAGTTGATCGTGCAATCCTTCGAGCCGCCATTCGACAGACAACCCATGTTCTCTCTGAGACACCTGAAGGTAAAGAGATGATCGAATGTGAGGCTCCGCATCCTGGATTTTTTCCTCTAAGACCCGATTCTACCGACGAAGAAATCGACGCCCAGGTGAAGCAAGGAGGAAACACATTCTATCATCCAGCTGGCTCTGCGTCAATGGGAAGCGTAGTGGATACTGAGCTCCGGGTGAAAGGTGTTGGGAATCTTAGAATTGTGGATGCTAGTATTATACCTTTGCCAATAACAGCACACTACGAAGCAGTTGTATATGCAATTGCAGAAAAGGCAGCAGACAGTATATCTAAATATGTCAAATATATTGGTGGGGGGAAGAGTCTAAGGAATGCTGCCATTTAG